The Streptomyces sp. NBC_00102 genome segment GAACGGCAGCTCAGCAGCTCAGCCGTCGAACCGGGGTCAGGCGATTCCCCACACGAAGCGAGAGCCAGCGGCACCCCGCGCTCCTCTCCTGACTCGGGAGGCACCATGTCCGAGGCACTACCCCCGCGAGACACCCTCAAGCTGGCCGACACACCCAACGCCGTTGGGCTGGCGCGGCTCCACACGACCAACGTCCTCTCCCGCTGGGGAGTGCCGGCCGAGATCGTCGAGACGGTAAAGCTCATCGTTTCGGAGCTGACCACGAACGCGGTACGGCACCCGAAGGAGGCGGGCGACGAGGTATCCATCTACTCCTCGGAGTTCGACGTGCAGACCTTCGAGTTGGCGTTGGAGATCGATCGTGACGCCGTTCGGGTGTCTGTGTGGGACCACGACGCGAGGCCGCCCGTGTTGACGGAGCCCGGGGTGGAGGCGACGAGCGGGCGAGGAATCCTCATCGTTGCCGCGGTGAGCAACCGCTGGGGCCACCACCTTGCCCGGGGCCTCCCGGGCAAGGTGGTGTGGGCCGAGGTCAGTTTGTCCTCTGCGCGTGAGAGCCGGGAACAGTCGATGGGTAGTCCGCCCGCGACCGAGCGCGGACGCCTCCGTGCCGACCCGAAGCTGCTCGGTCGCGTTCTCGTTGGCGTCAGGGAGCTCTGACCCGTGGAAGCGGATCGCGGAGCCAAGTCAGTTTTCTCGGAGAGGGAGTTGTCTTTCTGGGAACTTCGCCTCTTCGATGGGGTGCGGATGGTGAGCACGGAGGAGCGAGCGGCGATGGCCGGAACTCCCCGTTCCCTGTCGGTTGCGGAAGCGTCGGTAGACGAGCCTCACTGGTACGGCCAGCGTCTGAGTGGTACGGCCGACACTCACCGCGACGCATAGTCGTGCGCCGTCCCTCACCCTTGCTTGTCGCCGACGGGCGCCCTCCGGGAACCATTCTGCGTCTGCCGGAGGGCACAGAACCCCGGTCGCCGGGAGGATCGCCTGCGGCTCAACACCGCTCCGATCTCCTCCTCCGGCGCCATCGACTCCACCCTCACGGAGCGCGAGTCAGCGGGGAATCCCCTCCAGCTTCCCTTCCGCCACACCGCTTCCCGACCATCCTTATCCCCGGGGATTCCCATGTGTCCGCATCAACCGCCCTGTCCTGTTGCCGAGTCTCCCGCCCATGAGGCGGCCCGCCTGGTCGTCTATCGACCCGAGCAGGGGTGGGGCCTGCGGTGCAACGGTGCCTTGTGTTTCGAGGACACCGGCGAGCTGCTGCCAAACGGGCAGATCATCGCTCCGCATCGCCCCACCCCCAAGGCGGCGACATGAGTGCGCGCGCCGACGAGCCCGCGACCAGCACCAGGCTCCTCGACCGACCGACGGAGATCGCCGACTGGGTGATCACGCTGATCCGGGCCGGCGTGTACCCGCCCATGTCCCAGCTGCCCGCGCGGGCGAAGCTGGCCGTTGCCCTGGTGTCCGACCAGAATGCCGTCGCCAGGGCCGTCCGCTTGCTGCGCGAGAGCGAGTTCATCCTCGTGGAACGCGGGGCGCGCCCGGTCGTGCTCGCCACCTTGCCCGTGACCGTGACGGCCCCTCCCGAGCTGAGCGGTCTGCTCGGGCGGTTGGAGCCGCTGGCTCTGCCACGCACGGACCTCAGCGGGACCGGCATCAAGGAAATGTGCCGCAGAAGCCGGGCACGGTGGGCGACACGGAGCTTCTCCTTCCCCCGGGAGCGCAGCGAGATCTTCGGGGCCCTGGCCACGGCCGCGCATCACCTCATCCCGATTGTCGCGGAACAGCATGCGCACCACCCCGATGTACTCGCACTTCTGCGCACGGCAGCGGTCACCGCCCTGGCGGAGGACCCGACGACGGTCGCGGCGCAGGTATGGCGCTCGGCCTGCCTCGGGGCCGCTGTCCGCGAGTTGCTGCCCCTGGCGGGTGTCGCGTGATGCCCGCCTGGCCCGTGCCCCAGCGCCTCGCACCGCGGCCGCCCGCCGCTCGCGCCGCCCAGCTCGCCGCGGACGGCATCCGGACGGTCGTCGACCGGGTGCTCGCCTGGGACCTCTCGGGCCCGGCCGCCGACCGGCCGGACACCGACATCGCCGCGGACTTGCTCGACCAGCTCACGGCCCACGCGCGGAACCTCGCCGCACGCCTCGAACTCGACTACCGGACGCTGTCGCCGGCCTCGCAGTCCAGGCCCACCGCCACGGCCGTACTGGGCGAAGCATCCCGCCGGCTCGACCAGCGACCCCCTGTTCACACCACGCGGGGCGTGGCCAGACGAGCGCAGAACATCGCTCGCCTCGTCCGCGCCTTGGCACGCGCCGCCGACGCCGTCCGCTCGGAGACGGCCGCACCTCAGAAGGGCACCCGATGAAGTCGAGCAGGAACGGAGCCTGGCGGACCGCCGAGACCCAGGACGACGAGCGCCACCAGCGGTTCCACCAGATCCGCGCGAGCGCCGCAAGTGCCACCCACGCGCTGGCGACCGCCGGCGCCTGACCAAATCCGCGCACCTCCGCACCGCGCGGAACAGACCCGGGCCTCCTGCCGGTGACGGACTGCAGGAAACGTGACCGGCACTCCCTCCCCACGCAGGCAACGAGGCGACGCCTGCCCGCGTCCCGGCCGTACCCCTCAGGCGCTGCTCGGCCGGCCCGTTCAACATCCCGCTCACCGCGCCCGTTCCGGCCGGTGAGCAGGCAGACCGATCCTCATATCTCGTCAGGCAGGAAGATTCGATGACGTTGCATCCCACGGCCCGCACCACCTTCGACGGCAAAGCTGAGAGGGAGGCTGTGGCCGACGCGGCCGGAGAGCTGGTCGCGGCGCTCCGGTTCGGCGGCACCTACACCGAGGTGACCCAGGGCATTCCGCCCGGCGGCTGCCAGGTTCGGCTGATGCCCTCGGACGCCCACCCCTGGACCCTGGGCGACGTGCAGGGAGCCCTCCAGGGCCAGGGGATCATCGCCAACAAGGTGGAGCTCGTGGAGACGGCGTGGCTCGACCCGGGCCCGATGCTCTTGATCGAGCTGCCGACGGCCGAGGACATGCGGGCCCTCGGCCGGCTGGTCGAAACCGGCCTCACCCCGCTCCAGAACGCAGCCCTCCAGCTCCACCGAGCCCTGGACCGAGCCGAGATCACCCGAGACGTGACGGTCCGCACCCGTGTGATCGAACTCGCCCCGCTCACCCTGCACGATTCTCTGCGCCTCTACCGGCGGCTCGGCGGCGACGCTCTGGCGTTGACGGACCTCGATCTTGACGACAGGGGCGACCTGGGCGACCACCAGCGCTTCGCCGACATGCTCCAGGAACTCCTGTGCACGACGACCGGGCGACAGCTGCTCGCGACGCTGGATCCGGTCTGCCGTCGCTGTCGGCGGAACAGCCGGAACGAGGTGGTCGTGGACCTGCTGGACGTCGATGACGCACTCACGCTCGCAGCAGCTCTGGGCGTCGTCTCCGCCGCACCGCCCGCTCCCTCGGAGGCCTGACCACCATGGACCAGAACGCGAACGGCGATCACGCCGAGAGCAACCGCCGTGAGTACGGGACGGACTGGGCCCCCGCCACGCCGATCCCACGAGTCTCGGACGACTGGCACGTGGTTCCCACGAGCGCCCGGCTCTACAACTGGCTGACGAACGGGGCGGACCACTACCCCGCCGACCAGCAGGTGTTCCAGGGCCTTGCGACGGATGACATCAACCAGGCCAAGGCCGCCGCGAGCATCAACATGGACCACAACGCCAGGATCGCGGGGACGTTGGCGCAGCACGGCGTCGACCAGGTCCTCGACCTGGGGTGCGGTCTGCCGCAGATGCCCCGCCGCACGATGTGGCCGGACGTGCACGCCGCGGTCCTCCGCGTCCGGCCGGACGCCACGATGATCTACGTGGACGTCGACCCGGTAGTGATCGCCCATCGGCGCATCGCCACCGCGCACAGAGGTGTCGCGTTCGTTCAGGGAGACCTGCGCGACATGGCCACCCTGCTGGCCTCCGACGAGATCAACGGCCGACTGGACCTCACCCGCCCGGTCGCCGCCCTGGTGCACGACGTTCTGCCCTGGATCCCTAATCCGCAGGCCACGGACGCGATGCAAGTCCTGCGGGACTGGGCGCCTGCCGGCAGCCGGCTCTCCATCACGCATGCCGCCGACATGCCACCCACCATGCCGTCCACGCTGACGCCGCTCGTACGCGACGCGGCCGACCGCAACCCGGACGCCGACATCACCTACCGTCCCCGCACCCAGGACACCATCGCGACGTACTTCGGCAACTGGGCGCTCCTCGATCCCGGCATCGTGCCCACCCACAAGTGGCACCGCAGCCACTCCCACCGCGCCCTTCCCTCGCACTTCGCCGGCGCCTACGCCGGAGTCGCCGTGAAGGGAGTCGACTCCCCGTGGGAGCGACAGCCATCCACCCCCGCAGTTCCGGCAGGGTCTCCGGAAGGCACGATTCGTGAACACTCCCACGCCCCGGGTGGCGACAGCGGTCCCGGCGGTTCCGGCCCCGGGCACCCCCGGCCGGAAGCTGTACGACAAGCTGATCGCCCTGCTCGACGACCACGAGACCTACCCGCCAGGCAGCCAGTTCCCGACCCGGGCTGCGATTCGGTTCCGGTACTCCGTGCCCGCGAGCACGCTCAACCCAGTCATGAAATACCTGCTGGCGCAGGGACGCCTCTGCGTCGCGCCGGGCGGGACCTTCATCCCCGGCGGGGGCCCTCCGCTCACGAGCAGGTTGGGACCGCGCATCGCCGAGGCAGTGCGAGCTCGCATTGCGGACGGAGCCATCCCCCCGGACACACCTCTGACCGCTGATCTCGCCGCAGAGTTCCACATCGGCACCCGCACGGTGAGTAATGCCCTTCGCCCCCTGGTGGAGGAAGGGCTGCTGAAAGCCCGCCGCGGCTTCGGCACCACCCTGGCCCCGCCGGCAACCGCGTGTGCAGGTCCTGCAACGCCGTTGCAGACAGAAGCAGTCGACCGCCCGTAGAGCGCTCCGTGGTGCCCTCGTACCAGCCGTACAGCGGCGTATGGTGCACCGCCCCGAGAGATGAGGTTGCGTTGATCACGGCAGATGAAGGTCACCACTCGGTGGCGGACCTTGGGATACGCGTGTCGGCCATGCACGGCCGCACCGTCGGATCCGGTCCGACACCGACCGCCCCCGTTCTGGTCCTGGGGACGTTCGAGCGGGTCGGCTCGAACTGGCTCTCCGACACCTTCAGGAACGTGATGCCTCAGCACAACGAGCCGTTCCGCCAGCAGCTCGGCCGCAGCCACCCGCTGTCCCCCCGCGCGAGAACGGCGGCCGACCTGAGGGGAGTTAGCCTCGGTCGACTTGGATGGCACCACCTGACCTGTGCCCTCGACGACCTCTACGGGGTACCGCGCCACATGGTGAAGGAAACGAACCTCTTCTTCGCCACGGACACGATCCTTGCCCTTCTCCCGGCGTCGCCCGTTGTTCTGCTGACGCGGGCTCCCGTAGGCATCGCAAGCTCTTTCGCTCGCGGCGGGCTGTGGCAGCGGTGGGGCTACGACGACCGGTACGCGCAGCTCGCCGCGACGGCCCGCTCGCCGAGGTGGAGGTCGTTCGCCTCACTGCTTCCGCAGGACGACCCGGCGGAGCCGCTGGCGCTGGGCCGACTCGTCGCCGTCAACGCACTTCTGCTCGCTCGCGCGCTGATGTCGGACCCCTCCCGCTCCTACCGCCGACTCTCCTACGAGGCGCACGTACGAGAGCGCGACCGCACCGTGGACGGCGTCGCCACATTCGTGGGGGTTCCGGTGCCCGCAGCCTCCGTTGGCACGGTCGGAGAACTGCCACCGCGTGCGGACACGACGTTCGCCACTACACAGTCCAAGACCGGCCTCGTCGCCGAACTGGACAGCGCCAGCGCCGAACTGGTCCAGGAAGGCGTCCGGGAAGTGCTCACCGGGGCCCGCGTGTTCTTCAACGACACGTGGACGGACGCCGCGGAAAGCTGGCTGTCAGGCGACGACGAATACGAACTGCGCATCCCGGCGCGGGGCGTCCGGGGCAGGTCCGTGCGCGCCGTCACACAAGCGTCCGCCCCGGGGAAGCCCTTGTACGTACGCAAGGGCGATGGCCCGGCATGGCGGAACTACCTGATCAGCAACAACGAGATGGCAGAAATGCTGACTCTGCTCCACGCCGCCGGGACGCCGAACGCGCACTTCGGTGCGCACCTGCTGGTCTGTCCGATGCCTCACGAACGCGGTGGTCGGCTGCACTTCGACCCCGCTCGACGGCAGTGGACGCCGAGTCCCGGTTTCGAGCACCACCCCGCCTACTGGGTCACCTGGATCGGCGCCGCCGCGTTCGCGGCCTGGGAAGGAAGCCGACTTCCCACTCGCGCGGAGATGGTCCAGTGGACAGCCGGCGTGCGACCGCAGAACACCGACTACAGCCTGGGCGACACGACCGGCGTGGTCCAGGCCGAGCGGAGCCCCGCAGAGGTCCACCACCTTGTCGGCAACCTTCAGGTCTGGTGCGGGGACGGTCCCAACCGGGGAAACGGGCCTCTGCAGAGATACCTCCACGGTGCTGCGTGGAACACTCCCAGCTCCGACGAGTCCGTCCACGCGGTACGGCACCGGTACCTGCTCGGCGCGTCCCGAGGAGTAGGCGTGCGCCTCGTACAGGACCAGTACCCCTCCAGGGTTACGGCTCTCGGCGCCTGGGAGATCGCTCAGGTACTGCGGTCGTGGATCGACGGCCTCGGTGGTCCGGAACAGCACGCCGGAGCCCCGGACCACCGTCTGGTCAGTGCGCTGACCGGGAAGTCAGAGACCGATGGCTGACTTAGGCCCCATGTACGAGCCCGCGCCCGGGAACCCCTGCTTGCACAGATCGACGAACCGGGCCTCGAAGCCCAGTCCGGTCAGGTCTTCAAGGGGGACGAACTTCACGCCGCGAATCGGCGTCGTGTCGGCGCCCTCCTTCACGTCACCGACTGTTCCGCCGATCCGGCGGGCCTCGAAGGTGATGTGGACCACGTGAGCCTTGACGACGTCGCAGACATAGAGGAGTCGGCCGACCTCGACGTCAATGCCGGTCTCCTCCTTCATCTCCCTCACCAGTGCATCCCCCAGGCTCTCGCCGTCCTCGACCTTGCCGCCCGGCAGGCTGAAGGACCGGGCATCGGTGTCCTGGTCGAGGAGAAGGATCTCGCCGTCTTCAATGACGATGGCCGTCACACGCGTATGCATCCTCCGACCGTAGCGACTCCCACCATTGGAAGGTGCGGACATTGATGGATACTCGTCCGAACGTGATCATCGCCGCCGGCGGGCTCGGCTCACGGGTCGCCGGGTGGTCTCGATACTTCCCGAAGGAGTTTCGCCCCGTCAACGGGCGCCCCGGGCTGACCCACGTCCTCGATGAAGCGGCCACCGCGCGAGCGGGTCGAGTCGTCGTCGTGCACCACCCCTACTACAACCCGCTGATTGAATGGGCCCGGCACGTCCTCGCCCCTGGAGCGCAAAGCCACTACAACGACCTCGTCCGAGAGCCGAACGAGCGGCCCGCTCTCCCGGCGGTGGAGTTCGTCGCCCAGCACGGCCCGTACGCGGACATCACCTCTGTACTCAACGGCGCCGAACACCTCGGCACTGATTCCGACTTACTGCTCGCCTTCGCGGACAACGTGGACACCACCCACGAAGCCCTGTCCGAGCTGGCGAGCACCACGAGCGGGGAACCCGCTGTT includes the following:
- a CDS encoding ATP-binding protein, with amino-acid sequence MSEALPPRDTLKLADTPNAVGLARLHTTNVLSRWGVPAEIVETVKLIVSELTTNAVRHPKEAGDEVSIYSSEFDVQTFELALEIDRDAVRVSVWDHDARPPVLTEPGVEATSGRGILIVAAVSNRWGHHLARGLPGKVVWAEVSLSSARESREQSMGSPPATERGRLRADPKLLGRVLVGVREL
- a CDS encoding DUF5999 family protein, producing MCPHQPPCPVAESPAHEAARLVVYRPEQGWGLRCNGALCFEDTGELLPNGQIIAPHRPTPKAAT
- a CDS encoding DUF6415 family natural product biosynthesis protein yields the protein MPAWPVPQRLAPRPPAARAAQLAADGIRTVVDRVLAWDLSGPAADRPDTDIAADLLDQLTAHARNLAARLELDYRTLSPASQSRPTATAVLGEASRRLDQRPPVHTTRGVARRAQNIARLVRALARAADAVRSETAAPQKGTR
- a CDS encoding SAM-dependent methyltransferase, whose amino-acid sequence is MDQNANGDHAESNRREYGTDWAPATPIPRVSDDWHVVPTSARLYNWLTNGADHYPADQQVFQGLATDDINQAKAAASINMDHNARIAGTLAQHGVDQVLDLGCGLPQMPRRTMWPDVHAAVLRVRPDATMIYVDVDPVVIAHRRIATAHRGVAFVQGDLRDMATLLASDEINGRLDLTRPVAALVHDVLPWIPNPQATDAMQVLRDWAPAGSRLSITHAADMPPTMPSTLTPLVRDAADRNPDADITYRPRTQDTIATYFGNWALLDPGIVPTHKWHRSHSHRALPSHFAGAYAGVAVKGVDSPWERQPSTPAVPAGSPEGTIREHSHAPGGDSGPGGSGPGHPRPEAVRQADRPARRPRDLPARQPVPDPGCDSVPVLRAREHAQPSHEIPAGAGTPLRRAGRDLHPRRGPSAHEQVGTAHRRGSASSHCGRSHPPGHTSDR
- a CDS encoding GntR family transcriptional regulator; this encodes MRARIADGAIPPDTPLTADLAAEFHIGTRTVSNALRPLVEEGLLKARRGFGTTLAPPATACAGPATPLQTEAVDRP
- a CDS encoding SUMF1/EgtB/PvdO family nonheme iron enzyme translates to MHGRTVGSGPTPTAPVLVLGTFERVGSNWLSDTFRNVMPQHNEPFRQQLGRSHPLSPRARTAADLRGVSLGRLGWHHLTCALDDLYGVPRHMVKETNLFFATDTILALLPASPVVLLTRAPVGIASSFARGGLWQRWGYDDRYAQLAATARSPRWRSFASLLPQDDPAEPLALGRLVAVNALLLARALMSDPSRSYRRLSYEAHVRERDRTVDGVATFVGVPVPAASVGTVGELPPRADTTFATTQSKTGLVAELDSASAELVQEGVREVLTGARVFFNDTWTDAAESWLSGDDEYELRIPARGVRGRSVRAVTQASAPGKPLYVRKGDGPAWRNYLISNNEMAEMLTLLHAAGTPNAHFGAHLLVCPMPHERGGRLHFDPARRQWTPSPGFEHHPAYWVTWIGAAAFAAWEGSRLPTRAEMVQWTAGVRPQNTDYSLGDTTGVVQAERSPAEVHHLVGNLQVWCGDGPNRGNGPLQRYLHGAAWNTPSSDESVHAVRHRYLLGASRGVGVRLVQDQYPSRVTALGAWEIAQVLRSWIDGLGGPEQHAGAPDHRLVSALTGKSETDG
- a CDS encoding NUDIX domain-containing protein, giving the protein MTAIVIEDGEILLLDQDTDARSFSLPGGKVEDGESLGDALVREMKEETGIDVEVGRLLYVCDVVKAHVVHITFEARRIGGTVGDVKEGADTTPIRGVKFVPLEDLTGLGFEARFVDLCKQGFPGAGSYMGPKSAIGL
- a CDS encoding NTP transferase domain-containing protein, translated to MRTLMDTRPNVIIAAGGLGSRVAGWSRYFPKEFRPVNGRPGLTHVLDEAATARAGRVVVVHHPYYNPLIEWARHVLAPGAQSHYNDLVREPNERPALPAVEFVAQHGPYADITSVLNGAEHLGTDSDLLLAFADNVDTTHEALSELASTTSGEPAVLAAPFSRSAASSHGVIICDSAGHMVTLVEKPGPEAVIALLHDHGRDSLRLLLGRARLTGDLVRFLATTPADPETEPKLSLALASYARNRPIKVITTTNTMIDLGTPDPTCRSRHQ